In Monodelphis domestica isolate mMonDom1 chromosome 4, mMonDom1.pri, whole genome shotgun sequence, one DNA window encodes the following:
- the AKIRIN1 gene encoding akirin-1 isoform X1, which produces MACGATLKRPMEFEAALLSPGSPKRRRCAPLPGPAPGLRPPDTEPPPQPQLQPPPPSPPGSERRLRTPEQIFQNIKQEYSRYQRWRQLEVVLNQSEACTSEGQSHSSGLTAPSSPGSSWMKKDQPTFTLRQVGLLCERLLKDYEDRIREEYEQILNTKLAEQYESFVKFTHDQIMRRYGTRPTSYVS; this is translated from the exons ATGGCGTGCGGGGCGACGCTAAAGCGGCCCATGGAGTTCGAGGCAGCGCTTCTAAGCCCCGGCTCGCCGAAGCGGCGGCGCTGCGCCCCCTTGCCGGGCCCCGCGCCGGGCCTGCGGCCCCCGGACACTGAGCCGCCGCCTCAGCCTCAGCTCCAGCCGCCGCCGCCGTCCCCGCCCGGCAGCGAGCGCCGCCTGCGGACCCCGG agcAAATATTTCAGAACATCAAACAAGAATACAGTCGCTATCAGAGGTGGAGACAATTAGAAGTTGTCCTTAATCAGAGTGAAGCCTGCACTTCAGAGGGTCAGTCACATTCTTCAGGACTTACAGCACCAAGTTCACCAG gTTCATCCTGGATGAAAAAGGACCAGCCAACATTTACATTACGACAAGTGGGACTATTGTGTGAACGTCTTTTAAAAGACTATGAAGATAGGATTCGGGAGGAATATGAGCAAATCCTCAATACAAAATTAGCAG AACAATATGAATCTTTTGTGAAATTCACACATGATCAGATCATGCGACGATATGGGACAAGGCCAACAAGCT ATGTGTCTTGA
- the AKIRIN1 gene encoding akirin-1 isoform X2, whose protein sequence is MACGATLKRPMEFEAALLSPGSPKRRRCAPLPGPAPGLRPPDTEPPPQPQLQPPPPSPPGSERRLRTPEQIFQNIKQEYSRYQRWRQLEVVLNQSEACTSEGQSHSSGLTAPSSPGSSWMKKDQPTFTLRQVGLLCERLLKDYEDRIREEYEQILNTKLADVS, encoded by the exons ATGGCGTGCGGGGCGACGCTAAAGCGGCCCATGGAGTTCGAGGCAGCGCTTCTAAGCCCCGGCTCGCCGAAGCGGCGGCGCTGCGCCCCCTTGCCGGGCCCCGCGCCGGGCCTGCGGCCCCCGGACACTGAGCCGCCGCCTCAGCCTCAGCTCCAGCCGCCGCCGCCGTCCCCGCCCGGCAGCGAGCGCCGCCTGCGGACCCCGG agcAAATATTTCAGAACATCAAACAAGAATACAGTCGCTATCAGAGGTGGAGACAATTAGAAGTTGTCCTTAATCAGAGTGAAGCCTGCACTTCAGAGGGTCAGTCACATTCTTCAGGACTTACAGCACCAAGTTCACCAG gTTCATCCTGGATGAAAAAGGACCAGCCAACATTTACATTACGACAAGTGGGACTATTGTGTGAACGTCTTTTAAAAGACTATGAAGATAGGATTCGGGAGGAATATGAGCAAATCCTCAATACAAAATTAGCAG ATGTGTCTTGA